One window of Chryseobacterium indologenes genomic DNA carries:
- a CDS encoding serine hydrolase domain-containing protein, translating into MKYLIPILFFALLGCKSVRPIHTQNVENAITKNALQLLEDKRFHSVSVAVLKDKESTIKHFGELTIGKGNKPNDSTLYELASVTKTFTGYIAAKAVLDKKINLEDDIRIYLDEPYPNLEFKDEPIRIKHLITHTSGFPNFPIKSENKKAFLEGLKLINIEMKPGETYSYSNTAPELTAYILEKVYQKSFEELVVEFILKPNTMNQTKFTLTENERTRLVKGYNDKNELMPNFNRTLWGGISGLHSTTTDLVKYMKLQLDPSNPIVNESHKKLYKEGSDFWEGYHWYIIENDHQLIYRHHGGIYGMQNWFLIYPKENIGISILTNASFNETGEILEKVVDNLYNDIHVN; encoded by the coding sequence ATGAAATATTTAATCCCTATTTTATTTTTTGCCTTACTTGGGTGTAAAAGTGTCCGCCCAATCCATACGCAAAATGTTGAAAATGCAATTACAAAAAATGCTCTTCAGCTATTAGAGGACAAAAGATTTCATTCTGTTTCCGTTGCCGTGCTAAAAGATAAAGAATCTACCATAAAACATTTTGGAGAATTAACTATTGGAAAAGGAAACAAACCCAACGATTCAACACTTTATGAATTAGCTTCTGTAACCAAAACTTTTACAGGTTATATAGCCGCTAAAGCTGTGCTTGATAAAAAAATAAATCTAGAGGATGATATCAGAATCTATCTTGACGAACCTTATCCCAATTTGGAATTTAAAGATGAACCTATAAGAATCAAACACCTCATCACCCATACCAGTGGATTCCCTAATTTCCCTATAAAAAGTGAAAACAAAAAGGCTTTTCTTGAAGGATTAAAACTCATCAACATTGAAATGAAGCCCGGAGAAACCTATTCCTATTCAAACACCGCCCCGGAGCTGACCGCATATATACTTGAAAAAGTGTATCAAAAATCTTTTGAGGAATTGGTAGTTGAATTTATTCTGAAACCCAATACAATGAACCAAACTAAGTTTACACTCACTGAAAATGAAAGAACAAGACTGGTAAAAGGCTATAACGATAAAAACGAGCTAATGCCCAACTTCAACAGAACTTTATGGGGTGGAATTTCAGGATTGCACTCTACAACTACGGATTTGGTAAAATATATGAAACTGCAGCTTGACCCATCAAATCCTATTGTCAACGAATCTCATAAAAAATTATATAAAGAAGGTTCTGATTTTTGGGAAGGTTACCATTGGTACATCATAGAAAATGATCATCAATTAATTTACAGACATCACGGAGGGATATATGGAATGCAGAATTGGTTTTTGATCTATCCTAAAGAAAATATAGGGATATCCATACTGACAAACGCCAGCTTTAATGAAACAGGAGAAATTTTAGAAAAAGTAGTTGATAACTTGTATAATGACATCCATGTAAACTAA